The sequence below is a genomic window from Chaetodon auriga isolate fChaAug3 chromosome 8, fChaAug3.hap1, whole genome shotgun sequence.
AGCCACATTTCAACAAGCAAAGATTGTGCCAGTGACAGTTGCTGTGGCTTTTCTGAAATAGCGAGTGGGGTGTCTCTGGGGCACATATAGATAGCAAATGTGATTCCAGCTGCCACTGTGGCATCCCAGTCTTAATGATAGGACAGTTGATTGAGTGGAGTGTTTCTTCCCGTACGCTTTGAGCTTTGTATCAAGTTGCCGGACCATTGTTGATCAGAGCTACTTTTGCTGTTACACAAAGTAAACAGGTGATGAGGATTACACAGCTGTTGCTCTCTACTCCACAGGGAATCTTAATCATGTTTGCGTGTGCATGGTCTCAAACTTCTACCCATATGAGTACCATTATCAGTTAAATTTGATCTTACTATTCAAACCATATTTGTTCACCGTATTCTCTCTGGTTCAGTGTGTTCCGGTTCTTCCCTGCGATTGTTTTCAATCCTACAATGTTGAAGACCTGCTTGTCCAGTTTTGCATGTGGTTCCTGTTACTGTGTTGTTCCTGTTGTCTTTTTAAATAAGGTGACTAATGATGTCCATTAGGATACCAGTTCAAGAACTCATAATGTTTTTTGTGATCTTCAGTTAATTAACATTATAATCGCCAATATTCTCAATTTTATGACAACTCTTTTCATCCCCAAATCACATACCTGATATTGTAAGCATCAGATCATCAATAGCAAAGAGACTCAGCAATACAATTCTAATACTGAAACCAGGAAGACCAAAGTTAGACTTCAAACCATGAAAGGTGTTTTTGAAGCACTGTGCTGTCATTTGTGACGGCAtcatgtacaaccctgattccaaaaacgtagtgacgctgtgtaaaacctaaatagaacagaatgtgataatttgctaatcttTTCTGACATagtcaattgaaaacagcacaaatacaataaatttaatgtctgacctcattaACGTAATTGATTTTTGTGACTATATGCTTATTAATAACTTGATGCAGCGatatgtttcaaacaagttgggacaggagcaactgaagtctgggaaagtagtggaatgttccaaaaacacctgtttggatcattccacaggtaatcagggTCACTGGTCACAGGTGacagcatcatgattgggtatgaaaggggcatcctgaaaggctcagtcgttcacaagtgaggatggagccaggttcaccactttgtgaacacatgaggaTAATAGTACAaaggctcaggaacactttgtgaaactgttgccAGTAAACAGTTCctttgcaaatgattgctttctgcttttatttatgtttcacgcAGAGTCCCTTTTTGAAATCACGGTTGTAGGATTTGGTTCACAGTTGATAAGGGTAATGGCATTAATAGTAACGTCATTTCAGGGGCTGATAAGCACATGAATGAGGTTGGTCAGTTGGTGAAGTGGTTAGGTCAATGCTGAGATGTGGAAAAGGTGAGAAAGAATACATTAGGGACAAAATGTGATCAACTTCAAGTCCTCAAAAGTTTAGTAAGGCATGTGCGTGCATTGGTGTGCATGTATGTCACTAACggcatttgtgtgtgcaaatCTAGTAGTGAGTGATTAAAGAGCAGGCTTACCGCAGCCTTTTTGAGGGGCTGAAATCGCAGTGATTAGGCTGCCGACCACACAGTGCGGAGCGGggacagctgcagctggttaTCAATCGAGTGTTCAGAGAGAGGCAATCGAAACAGATCCCACCGTTCAATCCTACCGAATTCTATACAGGAGGCCTGgacagtgtttgagtgtgttaaTGAAGAAGTCATAGCGTAACAGTTTGCTCTGCTGGGGAAGCTTAAGTCTGTATAGCTGTTTTGTGTACGGTTTCTGCTGACACCTATTTAAAGGTTTCATGGAAACTATTTTCAGCCatatgaaaatgtctgaaacacagatgtgccggtttgaaacattttattacatctattttaacaaactgaaaataatctATGAGAATGAAACCTCCCCTCAACATGTTCCCAAAGGGGTTACTTATTTGCTGCATAAAGCAAAATTAAGGAGGTTGTTCcaatttatttatgtttctgtttagcTACCACATGCAGGAAGGGGGCACATCTGAATGCCATTCTTGAAATGTGCACAGTAAGCTAAATTGACGCTCTGTTGAGGCTGGACCGTCAGGAAATTATTCtccaaaagccaaaaacaacacGCTGCCAGGAATGAGGAGAGTGGGAAGTTCATAGAGCacgaggaggaggcgggggaaGACGGATCCATTTCAATACCCTCCTAAATAGTAGAAAGGATACACACTGGGACCACCATGTGATAGCGTGCACTGCTTTTGAAATCCCTGTCATGTGTAGTCTGCAATTTCCTCCTTCCAAAGTCCCTGAAGATGACTCTCATAATGAAAGATCAGTTATTTGATCCCTGGCATTTATCGGACTCCGAGGATCATATGTCACAGATAAAGCGCTGTGGACCTTGGAGGGAACTAGATGCTCCTGCTATAGATATGTATTCATAATCTGGGGAGTATACAAGTGAAGCATTAGAGgagttgggaaaaaaaaaaaaaacatcctttgaAGTTAAAAGTATACTGAAGCCTGAGTGCACTGAGCATGCCGAGCATCTCTCTGGTAGCAGACTGATAGCAGATCATTAACCATCATTAACCATGAGCACATGTGAAGTGGTGAAGTCGCTGGAGAGAGTAAACCATTCTCTCATTAATCTAACGGGTTGACTGCGACTTTAAGTATTTAACCCTGGACTAGACCAATGTGAGTTAAACAGTAACCAGGGCTTTTAATCATGAATGACAAGGCATATCAAGATAAACAAGTTTTTGTTTATTGTGGTGTAAAAATGCATTTAGCAGCTTTGCATTCATCAAGCTGAGGCCTGTTGTGTTCAGCGAGCGTTTAGTATCTTATGGCCTTTTATTACTTCCTCTAAATGATCATTCCTGTGACATTTTTAGCCACATCTGTTCGTACCTTTAACTTTCTCTTGTTGTGTTCTCAGCGGGCGTAGGTGTAAGTTTTCactaaacagaaacaaatggtGTCGTTCACTGACCAGCAAAGATAGTCTGAGACTGACTTTGAAGAAAGAGAGCACTGACCATGctggctttctttctttcaactCATTTGAAAACTGCGTTGTTGTTCTGCGTTGTTGTGTGAAGACGGTGACCAGAGAGCTGAATCATCACTGCAGCTGATTTGCCACCTTCTACAGGGGAGGAAATTCAGAATGTATGCTCTATCTTACTGATAACTGTTATTTATGTGTTAGTATTTTATTGTGGGTTCAACATTTAAGCAGTCAGATGACTGACCTAAGACTGCCCTCTATGCAAATGATCAGTGACTAAATAAAACTGGATGTGTTCGGATGCCGTACACTTCAACAGATTGCCTTCCTTTTTCACAGCTGTTGTGTGTCTTCACTCAGCTTTTGCGTTACGGTGGCTTTTAAGGCACATCTCGGATGGCTCATCTCTGCTGGATATTATATTTCATGGATTTTCCTCTTCGCTCtctttgaatttatttttcGAGCATGATAATTGTTACTTGAGTCATTGATTAATATCCACTCTATGCAGCCGATGCCTTGAGCAGGTGATTAAAGAACCGAATGTCTTTTTACACGTGTATTGTATGCTATCTTACATTTCCTCAAAGTCCTAACTCGGTCGTACAACCCTTCTGTGTGACAGTTTGAGGCGGGCTGGCTGCAGCGATGTCCAGATCCACAAAATCCGCCTCGAGGTCTCGGAGCCGCTCCAGGTCCCGGTCAAGATCCCGCTCCACCTCTCGCTCCAGCAGTCGCtccagatccaggtccaggAAGCGCCGCTATAGGTAGAGTCCGTTTTATGAATAATTCTCCTTTCTGAATGATCTATTGAATGATCCATTACAGAGgtcaaatgcattttatttgattGTTGAAGAAGTCCTGTGTTGCCAGACCAGACTATTAAACACAAGTCTAATTACTGATTCTTTACTAAGTGAAAGGTATTATACAGTACGTATGAATGAAGACTGCCTTGACTCACCTAATGCTCAAAGTATGAATGACTGTGACCAACGAAGTCAGTTATCATGCCGAAAAGAGAAACTAGCAGCAGGTGCAGAGTGATGCCTGGTTGCGCAGACATCAGTGCTGATCATCCTGCTTCCTGCTCAGCTCCTTTTCCACTCAAACCCTGCCTATTAAATCTGAACTTGTCTTGCAGGACTGCCCGTGCAATGTGCTGGTAAGATCTgacatggggaaaaaaaaatatactggTAGTTTGtgacagtggaaatgtcaacaAGCTGTTCTGCCTTCTGTTACAGTCAGCATTTCCTGTTAGCTTCATATCTGTTGATTTCCATCTGTGAGACCTTGTCTTGATCCTGGACAGGCTCTCATGTGGATTGACAGAGCTAGTGTGGCATTTTAATGGATTTGGGTCTAACTCAAACTTGGAGTCAGCTTCTGTATCCAGAGGAAATTGATGTTTGAGAAAGAGTTTAGCTGCCAGTTAGTGAACTTACTCAAGTTAGAGTGAATATTATTGCAGTTTGCATTGCATGGGAAAACATTTACATAGTAGACGACCTCAGTGGCATATGAAAATATTTCATCAAGGGCAGCATTTGTTGTTGGCCCCTTTGCGTAACTAAAAATGCCCTGGTTGTTGGGTTATCTGTCGACTATGGTGTGCATTTGGCAGAAAAAGTCAGGCTTCACTATGCTGCCTGTTCTGTTTCTGGCAGAATGACTGTGGCACGGCAATAAAATGGCAGGGCGGCTCGTTTCCTGGCAGTGTCGCAGCACATATTAAAGTTAGCATAAAGAAGAGACATGGAAGGAATCTAATGGTTTGGTCTGCCTGAGCCCACCTATCACATGTGCAAATGGGTTTGTGGTCACACCGGAACTGTACAAGCCTGAatgcacacatttgcataaGTTGTATTTAAACACACTGTGAATACCACAAAAAagcaatgcacacacagaaataatcCATTTCCCTACATATTTGGGCCAAAACATCCCCAACATGAAGAAAGGTCTGATcacttcaaacagaaacagcttcaGTGTGGAGCTTTTCTTGAATTCCCCTCTCACATTCACCATCTTTTGCTTTTAACACTACCACCTCAGTGCATGTGTCTAATAAGTAAGAGTATATCTGTCTGACCACACTAAATTGTTGATATCTGTAGTATTTTGCAGTCAGAACAGGAAATAGTGTCTAAATGATGCTTTTATAAAGCCTCAGCAAACTGGCTGAACAGTCCATGTAGCTGAGTCGAAGGATTccagcagatttttttccctcctcataTAGTCCATGTGACTCTGTGCTCCACCAGAGCTAGCCAGAGGAGATGTAGTATCTGTAGCTCGCGCTGTGAGTGTGCAGTGCTGCTCAGTGCGCTGCCTTCTTTAATCACGCTGAATTccaatgaaaaaacacaatagGTGAGTCCTTTGCTGCTTTAGCTTTTTGAGATGGCtttcaaatgtgtttgcatGGGGCTTGAttctgctttgctctgtcaGTTTAGAGTATTTTTGCAATATACGCTTGACTTTGCATGTGCTTGGAAATGTCTGAATATACCTGGGCATTTCTGCGGGTCTCTGTATTATATTAAAGAATCTTAGAGGGAAACTGGCTTTGTATTTATTGACAGTTGGTGAAAAGTTGCTGAAGATGTAGTTGCAGAGAAACTACTTCACAGAACAATACAGAACTAGTTTGATGTCTACACCAGATTTGCTGCATTCATAATGTCAAAGAGGTCAGTGGAGAGTTTGGATGTCCTGTTGACATGCGGTCTTGCTTTAAAAGAGCATGTCAGGCTTATTAAATCTTTGATTTGACAAAGAGAATATACTGTACCATGGTGTTTAAGGTTCAGGCTAGAGAACGACGCGAGGCTTTTTatcagcagtgcagcagagccaCCGTGTGGACGAGTCTGATCCTGCAGCCTGGCTcagcaccacactgtgaaaTCTCTGAGTCTCCCCATGCAGTGCTCCTTTGTGGCCTCCTACAGACCGACATGTGTTTTACCAACTCCAAATGACATGGATTATGGATTATGGATGCAACTGCATATCTGTGTATCATGTGTTCTGTGGTACTGTATGTCTTTTCCATATGTTAGACTGATTTGCTTGTTACACTTGGGAGTCTTTGAAAGAAAATTGAACAAACTGGTTTAAGTGACAATCTgctaaattgcatttttttttgtttgtcatcttGCTGAATTTTGGTTTTATGAGGTTATCCCTGTGGTTTTACTCCCCAAAGATTTATCAGTGAAACAGTTTGTATTCCTGTAACACTGGTGTTATCATTGTCTATTCAGTCAGCACCAAAGCTTTTAAATACTGACCAGACTGAAATGATATTTGTTATGTTATGAGAACACATGCAGTGGTTGTGTATCTATGTATGCATCTGTGTCTGTTCAGCAAGTGCTGCATTTTGTTGAGACTGGATCAGAGAGATGTTATCTCTATGTTAAGTTTAGAGGCTGTGATTTAGAGCTTCAGGTAGTcttgtattggattgcattactttttttttttggtaggaACCCTTAAAACTACATTTGTGTTAAGTGTCCATTAGCCTTAAGTATTAATTATGTGCTTTTCTCCCCACAGCTCTAGGTCTCGGTCACGGTCAAGATCTCATTCTCCATCTCACAACCGGGAGAAGAAATATCAGAGGGGATACCAGAACAGTCGTGAGTTCCGGGGCTACCACCGCGGCTTCCGGAGGCCATACAACTTCAGGGGCCGAGGGCGGGGCTTCTTCCCACGTGGACGCTACCAGcgtggtggtgggggtggtggcTATAACAATAACAACTGCCGCCCCAAATGGAAGAACTATAAGCAGAACTACAACCctcaaaaacagcaacaacagcagcagcagcagcagcagcagcagcatcaaaacTATTCACGAGGACGATTTCACAACCTCCAGAAACGCTCAGGAAGCCCCCCTCGTGGTCACTCTCACCACTCTGACCGATCATCCTCGCCATTATCCAGACACTCACagcattcttcctcttcctcacactcCGCCTCTCCCAAAAGCAGGCAGGCCTTGCTGCCGACTAACCAAAACTCCAAAGATGTGAAAGAGGAGCTTTCAGCCTCCAAGGAGGTCcaaaagggaggagggggaggtggggagCCAGTGGAGGCTGTCGAGGTGTTGGCAAGAGATACCAAAGAAGGCACAGGCAGTGGGAAAACTGAGGGGAGCTGGCAgagcctgacagcctgcagcagcagtccaGAGAGAGCAAGTCCTCTGGCAAGCTCTGCTGTTATTGTTGGTCAGAACAGCCAGACTGGAAACCAGTCTAGTTCCTCCCCTAAAATCACCAATGACATCAGCAATGGCACCCTCTCCCGGCAGACAGTGTGTAGTTCACCCTCAACAAAAAAACTCCCACATGAAGGTCTAAATCCAATGCTTTCCAGCTTTGACTTCTTCTCCAACGAGGAATACCTGAATGGAGATAAAACAGCAATCTCCATCGCTTTTGGAAAGTAAGACTGattttattctttctctctcaaattAATTCTGACATTATTTTAATAAACTATGCAAAGGTTTTCTCATGTCTTTTTTAGACCAAACAGTCAGTTTATGTTGGGATTTGCTTGACTTTGCAAGCTTAAGCTTAAGCGAGGTATTTGGGGAGATTCACATTATTTTCCTTGTGTTTCATTGAAATTCCTCATGTTTTTATGTCCTTATTGTCATTGATAAACTGCTTACCAGACACAAAATGCTCTGTTTTTTTAGATGTTGAGGCTCTAATGTGGCATCTTATTAGAAAATCAGTAGGTTTTCTGTGAGTTTAATTATTGCCGTTGCATGTCCAGTTAGATGCAGCTCTTTATCTCTTTGTCATTGTTTAGGTTTTTGgaggagcaaaataaaaaagctaaaTCTTGGGAAAATGGCAAGACCACAGAAGCCGATGATGTGGATATGGAAGAAGGAAAATTAAATGGCAAAGCATCCACAAATATCTCTGACTCAGTGCCAAGAAAGTACAAAGAGGCCATTGATGGTGAAGTGTCTCTGAACAGCTTTTTGAAagcttctccttttctgtctgctgaggaagaggaggagatgatagTCAAGCCTCACTCAAAGCCACTTCACAACGACCGGCACAATGGGGATGAGTCCTCTAAGCCAAAGAGCAAGGTCATTCACTCAGCCCCAGAAATGTTTGAAGAATGCTTTGGCAAATGGCAGAACATGGCCTATTCACAGGTGGCCAACAGTGACCTTGACGCTATGGTAGAGGACATATATCTTTGCAGAAAGCAGGATAAAGCGGCGGCCATTGCTGCTGCCCTCGCCAAGAGGGAGTTAGCAGGGAAATTTGAGGAACTGTCCCCGGATATGGGTGGCAAAGCCAGGAAAATGGTAAAATCTCCCTCCATCTCATCTCCTACACCACCACCGAGAAGGAACTCTGACAGAGAGATGTTTACGATCAGGAGTGAGGACTCACCTTTCATGTCCTCGAGAAAACAGGAAGCCAAACTAAATGTCAGAATGGACTTCCTAGGAGATAACCTGATAAGGTGagcgtcatcatcatcaccagaTCTTTCCTCAGTGAGCCAGAAGTCATGTCAGTACATCCAGCGGTAGACTTTGCAACAGTAGCATCACTTTTGCTGTAAACTGATGACTTCTTCTCTAGAAAAAATGCCTCTTCTGTAatggttttgttgtttgaatgttgttttaTCTGATTGTAGAGCAGAGACATCTGTTTTTGGCCGATTTTGGATGCAGAAGAGCATACAGACGATGacaatgttcattttgtcactttcaGCTCTTCTGAAATTTTAGCTGAGGAGCGACAGTTGTCTCAGGATCTTGTGCAGTCCTCAAAAAAGGGTCAGGAGTTTCGCTCCATCTTTCAACATGTTCAAAATGCTCAGTTACAGAGGAGTCCCTCTGAGCTGTTTGCTCAACACATTGTCACCATTGTTCACCACATTAAAGGTGAGTGCTCCCTTGTTGTCCTCGAATATACTATATACTTTTCTCATTTGTTGACATCACACTACATGTTTAATAAGCTTTGGCCGTAAAAGTTACTCAAGAAATGAACTTTTAACCTTTCAAATTAGTGAAAAACAACTTGCTTTCTCTGTAAAACAAAGCCTTCCTGGTGTTTCACCTCCCATATAAAATACTATGGCACATGGGGATGTTCAATTCAGCATGGCAGTTGGATAAAAGACTCTAGAACTACAAACAACTTTAACAGCGATTTTTACTGTCTCCCTGTACAGCTCAGCACTTTCCGTCTTCTGGAATGACTCTAAACGAACGATTCACCTTGTACCAAAGACGAGCCGCAGAGAAGGAAATGATGAAGCCAAGAAAAAGCCCAGAGATACACAGGTAGAGTCGCCTATTGAGTGACCCTCTCACCTTCAGTGTGCTGTggcttcacctcctcttttaACAGATTTCAGGtatttttctcacctttcctaCCTGAAAATCCACAGACTATCTTGGCTTGTTTGTTCTCATGCTCGGTGGAGGTCAGTTTTATTTTCCCaccaatttttcttttcttttttctgttttatgttgtctTTGCGGTTCAGCGTAGCTCACGGTTGGATGTTTTGGCACTTGTACTGTGCTTCCTGTGCGATGTGTATTTAATTATCATGTcttaaatgtgtctctgtctcacaggAGAATTGATGTTTCACCCAGAGCTTTTAAGAAACACTCTCAACTTTTTGAGGCGATGAAAAGCTCAGAGGATGGCACTTACAAGGTGACTGAACATTTTGCAGTATGAAGTATgttggaaaacaaacaacagcaaacgAGTGAGCAAGCCAGATGCCTTTAGACTGCACTCTTAAAGCCTGTGGCTTTCCTTGAATGGAGATGCACAAAGTCTAAGAAATGCAAAATAAGGCACTTtgactttgttgtttgttatatATCGCCTTCACACATGATTAGACTGTGGGCACAAGCCTGACCAAGGCTAATGAATCATATAAGTTCAGAAATGGAAGCCACTGTGCCAAAGGACTCTAAGCAATTGTCTTCGTAAGTATTCTTTCAAAAATAAGGAACGGAAATAACCAACAGCAAGCACTTTATGCACCTGTGCTTATATTTACATGCTTTCTGAGTAAACCCTTATAATTTTTCTTTATTCATGCGCATGGAAACATACTTTCAAGCCTTTGTAAACACGAAGCACATATACTACTAAATACATTAAACTGAGTAAACTTAAGTCAGCATGAGCAGCCCTATCTTCTTCCATTGTTAAAGAACCATACTAGTGGTTTTGCCAGTCATACAGTACCTTAACAACTACTCAGTACATGTACTTTACAGTGGCTACCAGCTACTGTTTCCCAAAGCATACCTCAATGTTTTTAGATTGGCTTCCCACCTTCCAGGCAGCTATTGCTATCAGTTCACAGTTACAGTATGATATCAACTGTTAGTGACTTGAAACTTGTTTGAAATAGGAAATACATCACTGAGCACTTTCAGGGATGGTTCTGAAAACACCTGGTTGCCGACACCTGAAAGCACCATGTTGGCTCTGATGTTCAAAGTGTGGGAATCAGCTGCTGGATGTCACGTTGCACATGGAAGACAAACAAGCAAGGATGATGTGAAATATGCTGGTGCTGGTTGTTGCAGCAGTGCTTGCAGCAGCCCTGGATTGTGGACTTTCCCACAAGCATTTGAAGGCACCAGCGAGGAGGTTTTCAAAACACACTCTTCTGATGGTTGACCTTGCAGTAGTTTGACACGAAATAAAGCTGCCTACATGTTGACGTGATGGATTGCCTATCTgaaacaaagttttttttttcaagttgaTTTTCTTCCTATATTTAAAAAGCTACCTTGGAGgcagaaaaatctaaaaacatatGCTTTGGAGAATGGTTCAGATTTTTAGGTAAtcctaaaaacatgcaaaactacTGGTTTGGCACTTTAAATGCACCCGAAAATTCACTTGGTTTTATTCAAGCCAGCTGGCTTTTACCCAGGACCTTCCCCCTTTACTCATGGACCTCACTATTTAGATTACAAACCAGCTTCGCTGAGAGCAGACTGGTAGGACCTACATGCTAATCCAAAGTCTGTCCACGacgttgttttctgttttgatttgcTCAGGATGGCGGGGAAAAAATGAAGGGTGATCCAATGGACCTTCGTTTGGATATTGAGCGCCGTAAAAAATATTCCACCCATGAAAGAGATTATAATCAGGATCGGGGGAGAGATACGGCAGATTCCCCAGATTCTAGTAGAGAGAGATCTGTGGAAAAGTACTCCAAATGCCACGAGAGATCAAAGTATGTGCAACTGCCCTGTGCTGCCCTGTACTGTTTAAAATCATCTACAAATACACTGAATGCTGTCGTTCTTCTACCCTGTTAGTAAACAGTTCGGCGTGAACGATTTTGCATGTGCCATTTCTTCCTTTAGGAAAAGTAAGAAGAAGCGCTCTCGC
It includes:
- the thrap3a gene encoding thyroid hormone receptor-associated protein 3 isoform X1, which translates into the protein MSRSTKSASRSRSRSRSRSRSRSTSRSSSRSRSRSRKRRYSSRSRSRSRSHSPSHNREKKYQRGYQNSREFRGYHRGFRRPYNFRGRGRGFFPRGRYQRGGGGGGYNNNNCRPKWKNYKQNYNPQKQQQQQQQQQQQQHQNYSRGRFHNLQKRSGSPPRGHSHHSDRSSSPLSRHSQHSSSSSHSASPKSRQALLPTNQNSKDVKEELSASKEVQKGGGGGGEPVEAVEVLARDTKEGTGSGKTEGSWQSLTACSSSPERASPLASSAVIVGQNSQTGNQSSSSPKITNDISNGTLSRQTVCSSPSTKKLPHEGLNPMLSSFDFFSNEEYLNGDKTAISIAFGKFLEEQNKKAKSWENGKTTEADDVDMEEGKLNGKASTNISDSVPRKYKEAIDGEVSLNSFLKASPFLSAEEEEEMIVKPHSKPLHNDRHNGDESSKPKSKVIHSAPEMFEECFGKWQNMAYSQVANSDLDAMVEDIYLCRKQDKAAAIAAALAKRELAGKFEELSPDMGGKARKMVKSPSISSPTPPPRRNSDREMFTIRSEDSPFMSSRKQEAKLNVRMDFLGDNLISSSEILAEERQLSQDLVQSSKKGQEFRSIFQHVQNAQLQRSPSELFAQHIVTIVHHIKAQHFPSSGMTLNERFTLYQRRAAEKEMMKPRKSPEIHRRIDVSPRAFKKHSQLFEAMKSSEDGTYKDGGEKMKGDPMDLRLDIERRKKYSTHERDYNQDRGRDTADSPDSSRERSVEKYSKCHERSKKSKKKRSRSSSSSSSSSSKSQKEDVPHDKSDPKDKGFNRAQLGQRESPGSAERGRPRGGFQVRIRGRGWNRGNYRGNYSHSNNMPNMAAHPKNEDWDPEYTPKSRKYYLHDDRDGETEFKWVDNRGRGRGSFSRGRARFIIRKATGGPNTSSPKWAHDKFHVNGEQGGKQEEETEQDHEEGETDGEHT
- the thrap3a gene encoding thyroid hormone receptor-associated protein 3 isoform X2, translated to MKKHNSSRSRSRSRSHSPSHNREKKYQRGYQNSREFRGYHRGFRRPYNFRGRGRGFFPRGRYQRGGGGGGYNNNNCRPKWKNYKQNYNPQKQQQQQQQQQQQQHQNYSRGRFHNLQKRSGSPPRGHSHHSDRSSSPLSRHSQHSSSSSHSASPKSRQALLPTNQNSKDVKEELSASKEVQKGGGGGGEPVEAVEVLARDTKEGTGSGKTEGSWQSLTACSSSPERASPLASSAVIVGQNSQTGNQSSSSPKITNDISNGTLSRQTVCSSPSTKKLPHEGLNPMLSSFDFFSNEEYLNGDKTAISIAFGKFLEEQNKKAKSWENGKTTEADDVDMEEGKLNGKASTNISDSVPRKYKEAIDGEVSLNSFLKASPFLSAEEEEEMIVKPHSKPLHNDRHNGDESSKPKSKVIHSAPEMFEECFGKWQNMAYSQVANSDLDAMVEDIYLCRKQDKAAAIAAALAKRELAGKFEELSPDMGGKARKMVKSPSISSPTPPPRRNSDREMFTIRSEDSPFMSSRKQEAKLNVRMDFLGDNLISSSEILAEERQLSQDLVQSSKKGQEFRSIFQHVQNAQLQRSPSELFAQHIVTIVHHIKAQHFPSSGMTLNERFTLYQRRAAEKEMMKPRKSPEIHRRIDVSPRAFKKHSQLFEAMKSSEDGTYKDGGEKMKGDPMDLRLDIERRKKYSTHERDYNQDRGRDTADSPDSSRERSVEKYSKCHERSKKSKKKRSRSSSSSSSSSSKSQKEDVPHDKSDPKDKGFNRAQLGQRESPGSAERGRPRGGFQVRIRGRGWNRGNYRGNYSHSNNMPNMAAHPKNEDWDPEYTPKSRKYYLHDDRDGETEFKWVDNRGRGRGSFSRGRARFIIRKATGGPNTSSPKWAHDKFHVNGEQGGKQEEETEQDHEEGETDGEHT